One stretch of Acanthochromis polyacanthus isolate Apoly-LR-REF ecotype Palm Island chromosome 16, KAUST_Apoly_ChrSc, whole genome shotgun sequence DNA includes these proteins:
- the kif26bb gene encoding kinesin-like protein KIF26B isoform X3: MSSLTGRGERFAASSLWSSEVQHRCEKVSFSAKEKERPSPEGSRSDPRMCQRAHDVPSYKSLPGAVGDRIRTSFGGGTLCRSSLSVNPGFGRSERKAACCEKCSATLVGLKKQALSLAVHHHFSCKDSSDLSAFLHDNLRVHSRSIAESRERDREQGECGSCGTNLNQLKQEAVHLALNRGQSLAKPPFEAAASLWGQTETNYGDRASREALHQPHSQTCSPHNPGSPRTPQRTPQTLRRRGPKPLNPNMDRWVEEQQQLVSRADGVTTYHQAADDAALSRGDAGTVQTNSKIPHISRVVNIANTAAMSFLARAAEKLNLTLRKKGQASDPAPSHFSTCFREIIQKNPPPVPPCLLQAATRTKDSPNVGKVKVVLRVNPMLSQGQGQPPVLWIDPSKKRVTIMEPVTRSQPFTTMTLGRDSKSLLKTFSFDAAYPQESSQAEVGAGVLADVIRCVLSGSDGCVLALGCADVGSWSSMVGSSENIQKLGLIPCAISWLYSGIERRREKTWTDLTVSVSAVELCCGEEDTLRDLLGEVVPSSGGIQDSPKARIRLQEDPVHGMQLRNHNRVKAPTAERAASLLDAAITARRHNDFVTYLSHSSIMFFTLHVQPPRTESSTIGKGSRGCTKLTMIDVCSGMRGINKNKPPHADLGPIVVSLLSGHKTASSKAGKLAMLLRESLGHASCHTAVIAQVTDSLVNLQETFSTIQLASRIRRTQKRTKQSTSCSPYGRSLTKEKKGLPSFSLRAFHSTDEVDVDMRPFRLRGELDERSSSDQSCDTVIQIDCDGLVNSKVAPRQVQPEFVPIIPSLHPNKADLDDPEFTALLQELLRIPQLQAEKKTEETVQGHVEALKAERKQPERDCLKCDTFAELQERLGCIDGSEVMDVLKSSSKNASLNNTPTKSQPQKDSGKQAEASEAPQTSLNQGLGCSQTSAGEKQTDGAFPGDTFQREDSGLYDCEECGATSSSEELLNQTLSRNMTCRTEPPKTGAPKPGGELSSKGFNADEQCSQPSGKQESPEAADWFKPDKRASPVGKSTPISPSSSCSASNTLAKSVVLGDVLHNRPKEDIKEMKATITVTVQQPLDLKGQDELVFSMVEEVTISGAYDRGRTGGNIICIRDAAQSQANTEGSAGSQPIRIISNISEESATGSSNATKTSGIQPEATKASNEKPQHQYRREKGFLPSFINHMLIDTDVGCDLDGAKEKESRHQTEPKRYDVKCPERRNVLENKNGNNTCYSSSRQISYNPTVLEDPGFCAKPAESKMFEKQHADKRHLRDGEHVCSTQRVSEGGEVVSRDVGNPPRRAGVSPGCHETALASSKTGSLPRGWNNTSRLDGHLGCHVADPRGVTSSSPCSPGVTLERRQARQHSPANHSLHMSSPRKHGAEYRQESSGALRKGGGSLYEMSSPKMKHKNISGNEESGRLFSAKLEQLVSRTNSLGRTPRDFPTLQRGGSNTSMSSKGSSKGSVEAGACRSGHKGNNERDCTFPRASRSPRKNPRSDQSHHFFPSENHAAHSGRHSKLSAVGKLKMAGPKVRRLSAPSIKNLSISHKNLQHSINRSASLSPDSKSVSFERTSSFFSSSPPRSHHSISRTPSQSSTCSSTKSAIQGFVNGRISDLLKDKPSSPTAAGPDQTTALPSPYSQVTAPRMPDHMSGHASDTTSVLSGDLPPAMGKTSLYFSNRNSLVSSGYDSMVRDSEATGSSASTRDSVSDRSGSMLSVARSSRSSRRRGNTGTHQRRLSHDAPPTLKRSTSGLRSRWMDRGIPEAYEIKVYEIDNVQRMQNRAGAGVLQCQAEVSGTSSAEDLRGSVQIFQPEDGAGGGQSQPHAAARQVEPRVRPVADLRGGFSGAPGGP, translated from the exons ATGTCATCTCTGactggaagaggagagagattTGCTGCCTCCTCGCTCTGG AGCTCAGAAGTGCAGCATCGCTGTGAGAAAGTCAGTTTTTCTGCAAAAGAGAAGGAGCGTCCCAGTCCGGAGGGCTCCAGGAGCGACCCGAGGATGTGCCAAAGAGCGCACGACGTCCCGTCCTACAAGTCGCTGCCCGGAGCCGTGGGGGACCGCATCAGGACGTCGTTCGGCGGCGGGACTTTGTGCAGGAGCTCCCTGTCGGTGAATCCGGGCTTCGGGAGGTCTGAACGGAAAGCTGCGTGCTGTGAGAAGTGCTCTGCCACCCTGGTTGGTCTGAAGAAACAGGCGCTGAGTCTGGCTGTTCACCATCACTTCTCCTGCAAG GACTCCAGTGATCTGTCAGCTTTTCTTCATGACAACCTTCGTGTCCACAGTCGGTCCATTGCAGAGTCCAGGGAAAGAGACCGTGAGCAGGGCGAGTGTGGATCCTGCGGTACGAACCTGAACCAGCTCAAACAGGAAGCCGTCCATCTGGCTCTGAACAGGGGTCAGTCTTTAGCTAAGCCTCCTTTTGAAGCTGCTGCCTCGCTGTGGGgacaaactgagacaaactATGGAGACAGGGCTTCCAGGGAGGCTCTGCACCAACCGCACAGTCAAACCTGTAGTCCTCACAATCCCGGAAGCCCCAGGACGCCTCAGAGGACCCCCCAGACCCTCAGACGGAGGGGTCCCAAGCCCCTAAACCCCAACATGGATCGATGGGTGGAGGAGCAACAGCAGCTGGTGTCCAGAGCTGATGGTGTCACCACATACCATCAG GCTGCAGATGATGCCGCTCTGAGCCGTGGTGATGCCGGGACTGTACAGACCAACTCAAAGATCCCTCACATCTCCAGAGTGGTCAACATTGCCAACACTGCTGCCATGTCCTTTCTGGCCAG GGCGGCCGAGAAGCTCAACCTGACACTGAGGAAGAAGGGCCAGGCGTCTGATCCAGCTCCCTCTCACTTCTCCACCTGCTTCAGGGAGATCATCCAGAAAAACCCACCACCCGTCCCCCCCTGCCTGCTTCAAGCTGCCACCAGAACCAAAGACTCACCCAACGTTGGCAAG GTCAAAGTCGTGCTGAGGGTGAACCCAATGCTGTCGCAGGGCCAAGGCCAACCACCTGTTCTCTGGATCGACCCGTCCAAGAAGAGAGTCACCATCATGGAACCAGTCACCAGAAGCCAGCCGTTCACTACCATGACGCTAGGCAGGGACAGCAAGAGTCTCCTGAAGACCTTCAGCTTTGACGCTGCCTATCCCCAAGAGTCAAGCCAG GCCGAGGTGGGTGCAGGCGTCCTGGCTGACGTCATCCGCTGTGTGCTCAGCGGCAGCGATGGATGCGTCCTGGCTTTGGGATGTGCTGATGTGG GCTCCTGGTCCAGCATGGTGGGCAGCAGTGAGAACATCCAGAAGCTCGGGCTGATTCCTTGTGCCATCTCCTGGCTGTACAGCGGCATCGAGCGGCGCCGGGAGAAGACCTGGACCGACCTGACGGTGTCGGTGTCGGCCGTAGAGCTGTGCTGTGGGGAGGAGGACACGCTGAGGGACCTGCTGGGGGAGGTCGTCCCATCATCAGGCGGCATCCAGGACAGCCCAAAGGCTCGGATTAGACTCCAGGAGGACCCGGTCCACGGGATGCAG CTACGGAACCACAACCGAGTGAAGGCCCCGACGGCTGAGCGGGCGGCTTCCCTCCTGGATGCCGCCATCACAGCCCGTCGACACAACGATTTTGTCACCTACCTGTCCCACAGCTCCATAATGTTCTTCACTCTCCACGTCCAGCCTCCTCGGACAGAAAGCAGCACCATCGGGAAAG GTTCACGTGGCTGCACTAAGTTGACCATGATCGATGTGTGCAGTGGAATGAGGggcatcaacaaaaacaaacctccTCATGCTGACCTGGGCCCGATAGTCGTGTCTCTACTGAGTGGACATAAAACCGCCTCCAGCAA GGCCGGTAAGCTGGCGATGCTCCTCAGAGAGTCCTTGGGTCATGCTAGCTGCCACACCGCTGTGATCGCTCAGGTCACTGATTCACTGGTAAACCTTCAGGAGACCTTCTCCACCATCCAGCTGGCTTCTCGCATTCGCAGGACACAGAAGAGGACAAAG CAGTCCACGTCATGCTCTCCATACGGGAGGAGTTTgaccaaagaaaagaaaggccTTCCGTCTTTCTCCCTGCGGGCTTTCCACTCCACCGATGAGGTTGATGTCGACATGCGTCCTTTCCGTCTGCGTGGGGAACTGGACGAACGCTCCAGCAGCGACCAGTCCTGTGACACAGTTATCCAAATAGACTGCGATGGCTTGGTTAACTCTAAAGTAGCCCCCAGGCAGGTGCAGCCCGAGTTCGTGCCCATCATACCTTCACTGCATCCTAACAAGGCCGACTTGGACGACCCGGAGTTCACCGCTCTGCtccaggagctgctgagaaTTCCTCAGCTGCAGGCAGAAAAGAAGACGGAGGAAACAGTTCAAGGGCACGTTGAAGCTCtgaaagcagagaggaagcagcCAGAGAGGGACTGTCTGAAATGTGACACATTTGCTGAACTTCAGGAGCGTTTGGGTTGCATTGATGGAAGCGAGGTCATGGATGTACTCAAGTCTTCCTCTAAAAACGCTTCTCTTAATAACACTCCAACCAAATCCCAGCCCCAGAAAGACTCAGGGAAACAGGCTGAAGCATCAGAAGCTCCACAGACGTCGTTGAATCAGGGCTTAGGTTGCAGCCAGACCTCTGCAGGAGAAAAGCAAACAGATGGTGCTTTCCCTGGAGACACTTTCCAGAGAGAGGACTCAGGCCTGTACGACTGTGAGGAGTGTGGTGCGACCAGCTCCAGCGAGGAACTGCTCAATCAAACGCTCAGCCGTAACATGACCTGTCGTACTGAACCTCCTAAAACTGGAGCTCCTAAACCAGGTGGTGAGCTCTCCTCCAAGGGCTTTAATGCAGATGAGCAGTGTAGTCAGCCTTCAGGAAAACAAGAAAGTCCTGAAGCTGCTGATTGGTTCAAACCGGACAAAAGGGCCTCACCAGTTGGAAAGAGCACCCCCATATCTCCATCCTCGTCTTGCTCGGCTTCAAACACTTTGGCTAAAAGTGTCGTACTTGGAGATGTGCTGCATAACCGCCCCAAAGAGGACATTAAGGAAATGAAAGCCACGATTACAGTGACTGTTCAGCAGCCGCTGGACCTAAAGGGTCAAGATGAACTGGTCTTCTCTATGGTGGAGGAGGTGACCATTAGTGGAGCGTAcgacagagggaggacaggtgGAAACATTATCTGTATCAGGGATGCTGCTCAGTCTCAGGCAAACACTGAAGGCTCTGCCGGTTCTCAACCAATCAGGATAATCAGCAACATCAGTGAAGAATCTGCTACAGGTTCCTCTAATGCAACCAAAACCTCAGGAATTCAGCCTGAAGCCACAAAGGCTAGCAACGAAAAGCCCCAACATCAGTACAGGAGAGAGAAAGGGTTCCTGCCTTCATTTATAAACCACATGTTGATCGACACGGATGTGGGCTGTGATTTAGACGGtgccaaagaaaaagaaagtcgTCACCAAACTGAGCCCAAACGATATGATGTCAAATGTCCAGAACGTAGGAATGTTCTAGAGAATAAGAACGGGAACAACACTTGTTACTCTTCTAGCCGTCAGATCTCTTACAACCCGACTGTCCTGGAAGATCCGGGTTTCTGCGCCAAACCAGCAGaaagcaaaatgtttgaaaagcaACATGCAGACAAGCGTCACCTTAGAGACGGAGAGCATGTTTGTTCCACTCAGAGGGTCTCGGAGGGGGGAGAAGTCGTTAGCAGAGATGTTGGGAATCCTCCCAGGAGAGCTGGCGTCTCACCTGGTTGCCATGAAACCGCCCTGGCTTCCTCTAAAACAGGCAGTTTACCTCGAGGCTGGAACAATACCAGCCGCCTGGACGGCCACCTCGGCTGTCACGTGGCAGACCCGAGGGGGGTGACATCATCCAGTCCTTGTAGCCCCGGGGTAACTCTGGAGAGGAGGCAGGCCAGACAGCACTCACCTGCAAACCACAGCCTCCACATGTCCTCTCCTCGGAAACATGGAGCAGAGTATAGACAGGAATCTAGTGGTGCTCTCAGAAAGGGTGGTGGGTCTCTGTATGAGATGTCAagtccaaaaatgaaacacaagaaCATAAGCGGCAATGAAGAGAGCGGCAGGCTTTTCAGCGCCAAACTGGAGCAGCTGGTTAGTCGGACTAATTCGCTGGGGAGAACCCCGAGGGACTTTCCAACTCTGCAGAGAGGCGGCAGCAACACTTCCATGAGCTCTAAGGGGAGCTCCAAGGGAAGCGTGGAGGCTGGGGCCTGTAGGTCAGGCCATAAAGGAAATAATGAGCGGGATTGTACCTTTCCTAGAGCCAGCAGGAGCCCCAGAAAGAACCCCCGTTCAGACCAGAGTCACCACTTCTTCCCTTCTGAGAACCATGCGGCTCATTCCGGTCGTCATTCCAAGCTCTCTGCTGTCGGGAAGCTAAAAATGGCCGGCCCCAAAGTTCGTCGTCTGTCCGCCCCCAGCATCAAGAACCTCAGCATCTCCCACAAGAACCTGCAGCACTCCATCAACCGCAGCGCCAGCCTCTCCCCAGACAGCAAGTCGGTTAGCTTTGAGCGGACGTCCTcgtttttctcctcctcccctcccagATCTCATCACTCCATCAGCCGGACTCCGAGTCAGAGCTCCACGTGTTCGTCTACTAAATCTGCCATCCAGGGGTTCGTCAACGGTCGGATCTCTGACCTCCTTAAAGACAAACCCTCCAGTCCGACAGCAGCAGGACCGGACCAAACGACGGCGCTGCCCTCCCCGTACAGCCAGGTGACGGCGCCCCGCATGCCGGACCACATGAGCGGACACGCCAGCGACACGACCAGCGTGCTGAGCGGAGACCTGCCGCCGGCCATGGGGAAGACGTCGCTGTACTTCTCCAACAGGAACAGCCTGGTGAGCAGCGGCTACGACAGCATGGTGAGGGACAGCGAGGCCACAGGAAGCAGCGCCTCCACCAGAGACTCGGTCAGCGACAGGAGCGGCTCCATGCTCAGCGTGGCTCGCAGCAGCAGGTCATCCCGCAGACGAGGAAACACGG